From Bombyx mori chromosome 26, ASM3026992v2, one genomic window encodes:
- the LOC101743955 gene encoding uncharacterized protein LOC101743955 isoform X4: MCNCCITTCDSKSSAEARAPAVGRERTATAHAALCCQPTTPPTPTTPTTLSTECPGMGSRSIALLLALGIAGGFAQARYYGKDLGPLSQLHHGVRGRVYAVDSKTLFIQDFHYDGEGPAAYFYVGKSKSPDAAGATRLRDERGGAGALRRYRGEPVTISLSDGLTLKDIRWFSVWCDEYAVNFGDVSIPRDLDYPKPAKVGALRGIHGVSSDQIIVVDAQTLLITNFSYDGEAPDAKFWVGRGDQPSPQGIRIPDENGKEDPLRKYDKKTIVLTLPGDLTVFDIGHFGVWCEAFTVDFGHITLPRAQVSNVPPSLKMLGVSPQSRNKALAAAERPTPKPTRKPLARLDATTYRPHLRLGTGLLQALTDQPEDHTSLHRRADDYTPPKQQLVDEPTKPSEQVLQGDTFIHQITPVYIQDFEHLSPDQQVSRQDEQQQDYTQQHQLAPQNYFQQPTHDYYRRQLIEQQDAYLRQQRYQQISQYYQVTPAQYRVQNEPFQYSLLPRQAGGARPRGGSDDLDPRASGLQ, from the exons ATGTGCAACTGTTGCATAACGACGTGTGACAGCAAAAGCTCGGCGGAGGCGCGCGCGCCTGCAGTCGGTCGCGAGCGCACGGCCACAGCACACGCCGCTCTCTGCTGTCAGCCGACTACACCGCCTACACCCACTACACCGACTACACTGTCTACTGAGTGTCCCGGGATGGGGTCGAGGAGCATCGCGCTGCTGCTGGCGCTCG GTATTGCTGGTGGCTTCGCTCAAGCACGGTACTATGGCAAGGACCTGGGTCCGCTCTCACAGCTCCACCACGGAGTGCGGGGCAGGGTGTACGCTGTGGACTCCAAAACTCTGTTTATTCAAGATTTCCACTACGATGGAGAGGGACCTG CTGCATACTTCTACGTGGGCAAGTCCAAAAGTCCGGACGCCGCGGGGGCAACGCGGCTGCGGGACgagcggggcggggcgggggcgcTGCGGCGGTACCGCGGGGAGCCCGTCACCATCTCTCTCTCTGACGGACTCACTCTCAAGGACATCCGCTGGTTCTCTGTCTGGTGCGACGAATACGCG GTGAACTTCGGCGACGTGAGCATCCCCCGCGACCTGGACTACCCTAAGCCGGCGAAGGTTGGAGCGCTGCGCGGCATCCACGGCGTCTCCTCCGACCAGATCATCGTGGTGGATGCGCAGACACTGCTCATCACTAATTTCTCTTACGACGGAGAAGCTCCAG ACGCGAAGTTCTGGGTGGGTCGCGGAGACCAGCCCTCACCGCAAGGCATCCGCATCCCCGACGAGAACGGCAAGGAAGATCCGCTCAGGAAATATGACAAGAAGACCATCGTCCTCACTCTCCCTGGG GATCTGACGGTATTCGACATTGGTCACTTCGGCGTGTGGTGTGAGGCCTTCACAGTGGACTTCGGACACATCACCCTGCCCAGGGCGCAGGTCAGCAACGTGCCGCCCAGCTTGAAGATGTTGGGGGTCTCACCGCAG AGCCGCAACAAGGCGCTGGCAGCCGCCGAGCGCCCCACCCCCAAGCCGACTCGTAAGCCCCTCGCCCGCCTCGACGCCACTACCTACCGCCCTCACCTGCGCCTCGGCACCGGCTTGCTGCAAGCCCTCACAGACCAGCCCGAGGACCACACCTCCCTCCACCGCCGAGCCGACGACTATACGCCGCCCAAACAACAACTAGTGGATGAACCGACCAAGCCGAGCGAGCAAGTGCTACAAGGAGACACCTTTATACACCAGATCACGCCTGTCTACATTCAAGACTTCGAACATCTGAGTCCGGACCAACAGGTCTCGAGACAAGACGAACAACAGCAAGACTACACACAGCAGCATCAACTGGCACCGCAGAACTACTTCCAACAACCGACTCACGATTATTATCGGCGGCAGCTGATCGAGCAACAAGATGCTTACCTCCGGCAGCAGCGGTACCAGCAGATCTCTCAGTACTACCAGGTCACGCCGGCTCAGTACCGGGTGCAGAACGAGCCGTTCCAGTACAGCCTGCTGCCGCGGCAGGCGGGCGGCGCGCGGCCGAGGGGGGGCTCCGATGACCTTGACCCGCGTGCGTCGGGGCTGCAGTGA
- the LOC134201464 gene encoding activity-regulated cytoskeleton associated protein 2-like, translated as MASLQESQMAAFERLLDRVFEHKTQLESSAIPTSEPTSPPSSTPAHHSGNFASCTARFSGAPGDSLDGFLDAVESYKDCADVGHAIALRGLSILLNGNAAMWWQGVKASITSWDDALSSLRSAFGDCRPPHRVYLELFKMSQGQREKTEIVVARARALLARLPPGDLSEKVQIDMLYGLLHRRVRKRLRRDEITSYDTLLKKTRHIEDSIYETSPPEFIHHPQRATPRSSGSTVGEVPAGASTSARMTPRKIFNSGAAGGPPRDDSAAPSTVRVPAPRYTNTDNVSSTSIVKRLLCLLQKVRTYS; from the coding sequence atggcgtcattacaagaaagtcaaatggcagcattcgaacgcctactcgaccgagtttttgagcataaaactcaactcgaatcatcagcaataccgacgtcggagccgacatcgccgccttcctcgacgcccgctcaccattctgggaacttcgcgtcatgcacggcgcggttcagcggagcacccggcgactcactcgacggtttccttgacgcggtcgaatcatacaaagattgtgctgacgtaggacacgccatcgcgttacgaggactctcgatATTACTAAACGGAAATGCAGCcatgtggtggcaaggcgttaaagctagcatcacttcctgggacgacgctttatcatcgttacgaagcgctttcggtgattgcagaccgccccatcgagtctacttagagctcttcaaaatgtcgcaaggacaaagagagaagacggagatcgtcgttgccagagcacgagccctgctagctcgactcccacctggtgaccttagtgagaaagttcaaattgatatgctttacggccttctacaccgtcgtgttcgtaaaagattaagaagagacgaaataacttcatacgacacgttattaaagaaaacgcgccatatcgaggactccatctacgagaccagtccgcctgaatttattcatcatcctcagcgagcgacgccacgttcatcgggtagtaccgtaggcgaagttcccgccggtgcttcgacttcggcgcggatgacgccgcggaaaatattcaactcgggcgccgctggcggcccgccacgcgacgacagcgctgcgccgagcaccgttcgagtccccgcgcctcgctacacgaacactgataatgtatcatctacgtcgattgttaaaagacttctgtgtttattgcaaaaagtacggacatattcgtga